A segment of the Fusarium musae strain F31 chromosome 2, whole genome shotgun sequence genome:
GCCAATGATGCTTTGAGAAGTTCGTTTGCCGCAGCTGCTATCCTGTTTGGTAGGCCTCTCTACCTGAACCTGGGAATCGGGAAAGGCTGTAGTCTATTGGGCGGTTTGAGCATACTTGGTATTGTTGGGTTCTGGTATCTCTTCCGCTATGGAGATCAATTGCGAAAGCGAAGCAAGTTCACAACCGAACAGTAGATGCAGACGAGAAGGATTACGATGAGGGTCAAATTAGACTATCCGACAAGAAATTATAGTAAGACAAATTGCAATTCTTATTTACGATGCACTTTTAGAATCTGAGTCAGGCTACGTTTTGTGGCACGTCAGTGCATGCAACCTGTACTAAGTTTATTGTTTACACAGTAACCGTTAACGATACATTAGGCATGTATTATCAGGGCCTCAGCAAGAGCACAATGGACAGTGAAAGCAAGATTGCTGATTCATACATTGGCATTAAGCCATTAACCGACAACATCACCCAAAAAGAGCATGTGGGCGGACTTGCGGAGCCGCACCATGTCGACAAACTGTTGTACCCGCCCAAAGACAAAAGGCCGGGGTATCGGGGCCAAGGTCTGGAACAAAAAAGGCTTAAGTTACCACTTAATGCCTATCAAACCTCTAGCTTCGGGCTGGACTATATACCCGAGCCTCCGGGGTGTTTTGTCGTTGTCTTCTGTTCAATGGTCCAATGCAGCCGCCTTGGGCGCCTGTGTGGACTTGTGCCTAATGCATATATAAACACCTTCATAGGCCATATTGATTAACATTCTGTGTTTTAACAACTCTCTATTCCCGTGTGACtctaagttaaataagctttttctGCCGATAAGAACTCTCacccacaagtctcaactgtaCTCCTCTAAGAAGCCAATCAACATTACATATCTACTCTATCATTATGTCTCGAACTCTCATATACACACTCACACAGGAACTGGACTACGATATCGAAGAAGTCTGGTCTATATTCTCCAAGTTTGACGACGTCGCCGCATGGTCACCAATGGTTGTCCAATGCACGACAGATGGTGAAGGGATCGGTTCAGTCAGGTATGCGGTAACCGACTCAGGCGCCCGCTTCAATGAAAAGctcgagattcttgatcAAGAGTCGCATATCATTAGCTACAGCTTCGAGGAGCCTGTGCCGTTCCCAGTGATCGGCCTGTACGGGATGCAACATCTAGAAGCAATTGAGCCGGGCAAAACGCATCTCACGTGGACTGCGGAGGCCGAGTCAATCGATGAGGAAGTGAAAGATACGGTTGGCCAACAAACGCAAGGTCTTGTTAAGGCTTCTCTTGCTGGACTTGTGGAATTGCTTGGAAAACGCCAGGAGGTGGTACAGAATTAGGAGGCCTATAAATATGAGAGCAGAATGTGTAACTAGGGTTATTTCTTGCGGTAATTAAAAATCAGCTTCCCGGATTGCCTTGTATCAGATCAAAGACTAGTACAGGTTATGAATTTGCATGAAGTGGTCAACTATGAATCCTCAGAACCATCTGTGATGATCCAACAGTCAGTCATCACACCATCTAGCTTTTCAGCCAAAAGCAAGACCTTAGGCGATTGTGAGGGTAATGAGTATATTGACCGTATGTGTTTATTggtgtcctttacctttgtggcctgggcgctgaagcctcttttaaaacccgAACCTTACTGCAGTGATGCTCCAACTGTCGGACTCGTCATACTCAGGTGGATCTAGAGCATGCGATCTCGGACATAGTTGAAAACCTCTAGTAAAGCATTCTGCGCATAGAAACATGAAGGTTTTGCACTCCTCACAACGAAATCTTTGGTCATCCCGTACACTTAAGGTGCAGACATAACACCAGAAGAAACTGGGTTCGCAGGCTACAGTCTCCGCGTCTCGAGGGAGAGGCTCCAAGTTGAGAAATGGACCAGGTAGAGTGCTGAATGAGCCGCTGGCGGTACCGTGGAGAGCTTCCTGTGTTTTCAGTAGTTGTATCAAGTCTGGTTTATTAGAGCGTTGAGCCCACCAGAGCAAGTCTCGGCCGATGCTGACTCCGTGTTGTAAATGACATCCTTTGGAGAGGAGGAGTTTTGTGACCTCCAAATGCCCATTCGCCACTGCTGCGAATAAAGGGCTCAGGCCCAGCCAATTTTCGGTGTCTTTATCGACTGAATCAACGGAAAGGAGTAACTCTACCATGCCAAAATATCCGTTTCTTGATGCTATAAACAGAGGCGAGAATCCATACGTAGTCTTCTGATTCACAGAGACACCAGGCActtcgagaagaagcttcaaGAGTTCGACGTTGCCCTGAAGCGTGGCGGCATGTAAAGGCCTCTCGCCTTGCAAGTTTGAACATGCGACAGTTCTTCCTGCACCATGGGAGAGTAGTTCCTTGACAACCTCACTGGATCCTCCGACTGTCGCCGCCAATAATGTACCGCTACCACAAGCCTCGATGATGTCAAGAGCATTTTCCGCCCCATAATCCAGTAGTGCCCTCACGACGTCTGCATCCCCGAGGAGTGCTGCAACAAACAAAGCCGTCTCACCCATTTGATTGGAAACTGAAAGGAGTGTCTGAGCCCCAAAGTTGAGCAATTCGCGGACGACAGCCACATTACCCAAAGCAGATGCAAGACATAAAGGCGTGTTCAGTTTCTTGTTCTGCATTTCCAGAAGACGTTGGTGTTCTGGCTCTGAGTATTGAAGTATCAACCTGATATAACTGGCGTGACCAGTTTTAGACGCCACATGTAGTGGTGTGTTGCCTTCCTCGTTCTCCATCAACATCGACTCCTCGACGCctgggcgaagaagaatACTAATGATCTTATCGCGCCCTGTCACAGCGCACGCAAGATGAAGCGCCGTGTCGCCATCGTTGTTCGGAATGGACAGTGTCGTTGCTGCACCGTGCTCTAGAAAGAACTCCACTAGCTCGATATGACCTGAAGATGCTGCAGCTTGAAGGGGCAATTCCCCGCTACACGATTGAATAAACAAGGAAGAAACGGCCCCAAACTCGAAGAGAACCTTGGCCATGTCGATATCACCGTTCTTAGCTACAAGCATCATCGGCGAGGGTAAGCTGCACTGATCATCTGTTGCTAAAGTGGCAGGCCCATTCTGAAgaataaatcttaatactTCAGCACGGCCAGCTAATAGACATGCGTGGTGTATAACATTAGCGCCATCCACGTTTCCGATCCTGACATCAGCTCCCTGCTCCAGTAAGTACTGGTAGCATCTCATATTGCCCCCTTCCGCGGCAGAATGTAATGGCGTGATGCCATACTTACTCCGTGATGACCAGTTGACATTCGACTCCACCAGGATCCTGACAATTTCTTCAAAACCCCAGGATGCTGCTGCGTCGAGGCATGTCAAACCATTGATGTCTGTTATGTTCAAGTCGGCACCGTGTCGAATAAGCATATTCACTAATTTTGCTGAGCCGGATAAGCACGCCCAAAAAATCGGTGTGCGTCCAAGAGCACCAATCTCATTGACCTCTGCATCGTCAAACAGATGATCTGCCATTTCTATCCACCCTTTATGCAGTACTAGTTCAAAAGGGCGAAGCCGCAACTGAAGGTTTGACTTCGAAACCGATACTGAGCCCTGACGTTTAGCAATGTAGTTTCCTAACGCGATATAACAAGGATTGTTCCTTTTCAGAAATGCCTTTGAAAGGTCTATAAGCGATGGATCCATGAAGCCTAAGTTGGCGTGCCGAAAACAGAAAGCCGCCGCATAGAGAAGGAAGCTTGTCGGATAAATCTCAgagtcttcatcctcttcccaaACTTGCGGCAAGCTCAGATATTGAATGCAACTCCGTGCTATGGCTGTATGATGAATCGTTTCGCATTCCATGTTTGTTATGTCCTTGGGTTGCATCCAGAGTGGGGCCGGCAGATGTTCAAGAAGATATTGGCGTACGGAGAAATGTGGTATGTGAAGTCTCCCATATTCTGGCGATGAATTCTTCCGGTCGTGGACTTCCACGAGGGGGCCGCAGAGTCCAAGTATCTCGCCTGCAATATACTCGTCGTCGACATTCTCGGGGTAATCGTTAGGGTCCAGTTCTTCAAACTGATCGATTAGCACAGCTTTAACGACTGCATAGATAGGAAGAGAGTGGAATGTGAATGCAGTCCAACGCAGAAGAGCCAAGGTTCGATCTCTGTCCTGATCCGACATGTTCATGATCCTACTCCAGTTTTGATCATAAAGGCGATTAAGA
Coding sequences within it:
- a CDS encoding hypothetical protein (EggNog:ENOG41), which translates into the protein MSRTLIYTLTQELDYDIEEVWSIFSKFDDVAAWSPMVVQCTTDGEGIGSVRYAVTDSGARFNEKLEILDQESHIISYSFEEPVPFPVIGLYGMQHLEAIEPGKTHLTWTAEAESIDEEVKDTVGQQTQGLVKASLAGLVELLGKRQEVVQN
- a CDS encoding hypothetical protein (EggNog:ENOG41), whose product is MEVTGLAVGVVGLAGLFSVCLDSLSRFQTYRESNSESHVLDTRFRAARARFEQWGVSVGISNGRLQPDHHRGLDNKERANLIESILEIIAKTICDESMLQRSRTGTRLQSGQFGGLSQSRGKRLKWALGGKENRTEQVDVFEKLVQQLYNLISPEDKSQKFEGLESTAWVEDIRQMLTKIEKGIKFEEQRDVLSWLGKSAPNDKYEDSLANRVDSTCEWIFERPAFKSWLSPVDSTRPSVLWINGPAGFGKTVLTAHIVHHLSEALETPVSHFFFTSDHESREDPFSALRSWQRQVSAKTNNAFECIRRAWENDSSEHASRRTLVALFKQMITAVPGCVFVADGLDECCQLSNGDASVARFLRDIIGAMAGADVKLLLVSRGEPEIREALVEHKETLLEYRIGTNDVQADTATFSQSVVNRKLIGKSEDLRLAISKSMTDRCQGQFLWIKMQEQSLRNTMSKKRLQEVVSNTPSGLNRLYDQNWSRIMNMSDQDRDRTLALLRWTAFTFHSLPIYAVVKAVLIDQFEELDPNDYPENVDDEYIAGEILGLCGPLVEVHDRKNSSPEYGRLHIPHFSVRQYLLEHLPAPLWMQPKDITNMECETIHHTAIARSCIQYLSLPQVWEEDEDSEIYPTSFLLYAAAFCFRHANLGFMDPSLIDLSKAFLKRNNPCYIALGNYIAKRQGSVSVSKSNLQLRLRPFELVLHKGWIEMADHLFDDAEVNEIGALGRTPIFWACLSGSAKLVNMLIRHGADLNITDINGLTCLDAAASWGFEEIVRILVESNVNWSSRSKYGITPLHSAAEGGNMRCYQYLLEQGADVRIGNVDGANVIHHACLLAGRAEVLRFILQNGPATLATDDQCSLPSPMMLVAKNGDIDMAKVLFEFGAVSSLFIQSCSGELPLQAAASSGHIELVEFFLEHGAATTLSIPNNDGDTALHLACAVTGRDKIISILLRPGVEESMLMENEEGNTPLHVASKTGHASYIRLILQYSEPEHQRLLEMQNKKLNTPLCLASALGNVAVVRELLNFGAQTLLSVSNQMGETALFVAALLGDADVVRALLDYGAENALDIIEACGSGTLLAATVGGSSEVVKELLSHGAGRTVACSNLQGERPLHAATLQGNVELLKLLLEVPGVSVNQKTTIKKRIFWHGRVTPFR